One segment of Streptomyces sp. XD-27 DNA contains the following:
- a CDS encoding DUF6126 family protein, protein MTDEPAKAPHAGYEGGGAGSEEYKERAVAWRVFVYVVAGHVFAGFLWLLFYLGAHAPK, encoded by the coding sequence ATGACTGATGAGCCCGCCAAGGCGCCGCACGCCGGGTACGAGGGCGGCGGTGCCGGATCCGAGGAGTACAAGGAGCGCGCCGTCGCCTGGCGCGTCTTCGTGTACGTGGTCGCCGGGCACGTCTTCGCGGGCTTCCTGTGGCTGCTGTTCTACCTGGGTGCCCACGCCCCGAAGTAG
- a CDS encoding Crp/Fnr family transcriptional regulator has translation MSGLLSGLSGEHRDRLLALAHDASFPSGARLFEEGGRADRFWIVRTGSVTLDMRVPGRRPVVIETLGPGELVGWSWLFPPGGWHLGAEALSPVRAHEFDAAAVRQLCTDDTALGYELVLACAQAMGRRLQSARNRALDLHNPYNSGGPH, from the coding sequence ATGAGTGGACTTCTCAGCGGGCTGTCCGGCGAGCACCGCGACCGGCTGCTGGCGCTCGCACACGACGCGTCCTTCCCCTCCGGCGCGCGGCTCTTCGAGGAGGGCGGCAGGGCCGACCGCTTCTGGATCGTCCGCACCGGATCGGTCACCCTCGACATGCGGGTGCCGGGGCGCCGGCCCGTGGTCATCGAGACACTCGGCCCCGGCGAGCTGGTCGGCTGGTCGTGGCTGTTCCCGCCGGGCGGCTGGCACCTGGGCGCGGAGGCCCTCAGCCCGGTGCGCGCGCACGAGTTCGACGCGGCCGCGGTCCGGCAGCTCTGCACGGACGACACCGCCCTGGGCTACGAACTCGTGCTGGCCTGCGCGCAGGCCATGGGCCGGCGGCTGCAGAGCGCCCGCAACCGCGCGCTGGACCTGCACAACCCCTACAACAGCGGCGGGCCGCACTGA